The following are encoded in a window of Haloarcula laminariae genomic DNA:
- a CDS encoding ATP-dependent DNA helicase, with amino-acid sequence MDVADLPGVPDWLPEHLRAGGIEQLYPPQAEAVERGVTEGENIVAAIPTASGKTLVAELAMLSAVARGGTALYIVPLRALASEKQAEFEQFEQYGLSVGVSTGNYESDGGWLGDCDIVVATSEKVDSLVRNDAPWLEDLTCVVSDEVHLVDDSQRGPTLEVTLAKLRRLNPDLQTVALSATIGNADELAGWLDAELVDSDWRPIELQKGVHYGQALHLEDGSQQRLAVQNNEKPTAAIVRDTLQDKQGEDGTVEEGGSTLVFVNSRRNAEAAAGRLGSTVRPHLTSDERAQLADIADEIRDVSDTETSDDLADAVADGAAFHHAGLARGHRELVEQAFQDRLVKVVCATPTLAAGVNTPSRRVVVRDWRRYDGSAGGMAPLSVLEVHQMMGRAGRPGLDPYGEAVLVASSHDELDELFERYVWADPEPVRSKLAAEPALRTHILATVSSGFARSRSGLLEFLEQTLYASQTDESGRLERVVDDVLTYLERNGFLDVDAGELDATSLGHTVSRLYLDPMSAAEIVDGLEYWARHGGEPEASDGPDTEDADGAFTTASELAGESEGDADIDPDDISALGLYHLVSRTPDMYQLYLRSGDREEYEMELYEREDELLGPTPSEFEDERFEDWLSALKTARLLEDWASEVDEETITDRYGVGPGDIRGKVETAQWLLGAAESLAGEVDSDAARAISEARIRVEHGVREELVDLAGVRGVGRKRARRLFEAGIGDRAALRDAAKPVVLAALRGRRKTAENVLENAGHRDPSMEGVEPDPNVEVDEPSARDGEEDYEDEPEEDQSSLGDF; translated from the coding sequence ATGGACGTTGCGGACCTGCCGGGCGTGCCCGACTGGCTCCCCGAGCATCTACGCGCCGGCGGCATCGAACAGCTGTACCCACCCCAGGCCGAGGCCGTCGAGCGCGGGGTGACCGAGGGCGAGAACATCGTCGCGGCCATCCCCACGGCGAGTGGCAAGACCCTCGTCGCCGAGCTGGCGATGCTGTCTGCCGTCGCCCGCGGCGGGACGGCCCTCTACATCGTCCCCCTCCGGGCGCTGGCCAGCGAGAAGCAGGCCGAGTTCGAGCAGTTCGAGCAGTACGGGCTCTCTGTGGGCGTCTCGACGGGCAACTACGAGTCCGACGGCGGCTGGCTCGGCGACTGTGACATCGTCGTCGCCACCAGCGAGAAGGTCGACTCCCTGGTACGTAACGACGCGCCGTGGCTCGAGGACCTGACCTGTGTCGTCAGCGACGAGGTACACCTGGTGGACGACAGCCAGCGCGGCCCCACGCTCGAAGTGACCCTGGCCAAACTCCGGCGGCTCAATCCGGACCTGCAGACGGTGGCGCTGTCGGCCACAATCGGCAACGCCGACGAGCTCGCCGGCTGGCTCGACGCCGAGCTGGTGGACTCGGACTGGCGGCCCATCGAGCTCCAGAAGGGGGTTCACTACGGGCAGGCCCTGCATCTTGAGGACGGGAGCCAGCAACGGCTCGCCGTCCAGAACAACGAGAAGCCCACCGCGGCCATCGTCCGGGACACGTTACAGGACAAACAGGGCGAGGACGGGACCGTCGAGGAGGGGGGCTCGACGCTCGTGTTCGTCAACTCCCGCCGGAACGCGGAGGCCGCCGCGGGCCGGCTCGGGAGCACGGTCCGGCCGCACCTGACGAGCGACGAGCGGGCACAGCTCGCCGACATCGCCGACGAGATACGGGACGTGAGCGACACGGAGACGAGCGACGACCTGGCCGACGCCGTCGCGGACGGCGCCGCGTTCCACCACGCCGGTCTCGCCAGGGGCCACCGCGAACTCGTCGAGCAGGCCTTCCAGGACCGCCTCGTGAAGGTCGTCTGTGCGACGCCGACGCTCGCGGCCGGGGTGAACACCCCCTCCCGGCGCGTCGTCGTCCGGGACTGGCGCCGCTACGACGGGAGCGCCGGCGGGATGGCCCCCCTCTCGGTGCTTGAGGTCCACCAGATGATGGGGCGGGCCGGCCGCCCGGGGCTGGACCCCTACGGCGAAGCGGTGCTGGTGGCGAGCAGTCACGACGAACTCGACGAGCTGTTCGAGCGGTACGTCTGGGCAGACCCCGAGCCGGTCCGCTCGAAACTCGCCGCCGAGCCCGCCCTCAGGACGCACATCCTCGCGACCGTCTCCTCCGGCTTTGCGCGGTCGCGAAGCGGGCTCCTGGAGTTCCTCGAACAGACCCTCTATGCCAGCCAGACCGACGAGAGCGGCCGGCTGGAGCGGGTCGTCGACGACGTGCTGACGTATTTGGAGCGCAACGGCTTCCTCGACGTCGATGCGGGTGAACTCGATGCCACCTCGCTGGGCCACACCGTCTCGCGGCTGTATCTGGACCCGATGAGCGCCGCGGAGATCGTCGACGGGCTGGAGTACTGGGCGCGCCACGGCGGCGAGCCCGAGGCGAGCGACGGGCCGGACACGGAGGACGCCGACGGCGCGTTCACCACGGCGAGCGAGCTCGCCGGGGAGAGCGAGGGCGACGCCGACATCGACCCCGACGACATCTCGGCGCTGGGGCTGTACCACCTCGTCTCGCGGACCCCCGACATGTACCAGCTCTACCTGCGGTCGGGCGACCGCGAGGAGTACGAGATGGAGCTGTACGAGCGCGAGGACGAACTCCTCGGACCGACGCCCTCCGAGTTCGAGGACGAACGCTTCGAGGACTGGCTCTCGGCGCTGAAGACGGCCCGCCTGCTGGAGGACTGGGCCAGCGAGGTCGACGAGGAGACCATCACCGACCGCTACGGCGTCGGCCCGGGCGACATCCGCGGGAAGGTCGAGACGGCCCAGTGGCTGCTGGGGGCCGCCGAGTCGCTGGCCGGCGAGGTCGACTCCGATGCCGCCCGGGCCATCAGCGAGGCCCGCATCCGCGTCGAACACGGCGTCCGCGAGGAGCTGGTCGACCTCGCCGGCGTGCGCGGCGTGGGCCGCAAGCGCGCCCGTCGGCTGTTCGAGGCCGGCATCGGCGACCGCGCCGCGCTGCGCGACGCCGCGAAACCGGTCGTGCTGGCCGCGCTGCGCGGGCGCCGCAAGACCGCCGAGAACGTCCTTGAGAACGCCGGCCACCGGGACCCCTCGATGGAGGGCGTCGAGCCCGACCCGAACGTCGAAGTCGACGAGCCGTCGGCCCGCGACGGCGAGGAGGACTACGAGGACGAGCCGGAGGAAGACCAGTCCAGCCTGGGGGACTTCTGA
- the cgi121 gene encoding KEOPS complex subunit Cgi121, whose product MEVVEGRADIDDVGAFVGELDAIGEAHGVTVQAFDARYVVDRAHLERAVDLAARARERGETIADDFGVEILLYAAGRRQINRALEMGVGEGECPVVAVVVGEGDEERAADDLRERLTAAETLGDYDDGRVRDFFGVSDDELAATEGTLADAVRERVALLVVEK is encoded by the coding sequence ATGGAGGTCGTCGAGGGGCGGGCCGACATCGACGACGTGGGCGCGTTCGTGGGCGAACTCGACGCCATCGGCGAGGCCCACGGCGTAACGGTCCAGGCCTTCGACGCCCGCTACGTCGTGGACCGCGCGCATCTGGAGCGGGCGGTCGACCTCGCCGCCCGCGCCCGCGAGCGTGGCGAGACGATTGCCGACGACTTCGGCGTCGAGATACTGCTGTACGCGGCCGGCCGCCGACAGATAAACCGGGCGCTGGAGATGGGCGTCGGCGAGGGCGAGTGTCCGGTCGTGGCGGTCGTCGTGGGTGAGGGGGACGAGGAGCGGGCGGCCGACGACCTCCGCGAACGGCTCACCGCCGCCGAGACGCTCGGGGACTACGACGACGGACGCGTACGCGATTTCTTCGGCGTGAGCGACGACGAACTGGCCGCGACGGAGGGGACGCTGGCCGACGCCGTCCGCGAGCGGGTGGCGTTGCTGGTCGTGGAGAAGTGA
- a CDS encoding ATP-binding protein, producing MDRLETLRGEEDDRSVSTDEGILLDQLEEVESRLLAFGQGLGGEPDDVTDLPFTEEAGLDHMPEPLYVRHDTEMLNQVTSWLLQDQHIGLVSPYGTGKSAFREIVLRDLAKHDDFVVTHLDNPRETTARSLYQTILEAAYSAGYSVNAGHYSQVRNGIPWATAEAKQAVHEVVGRVREDGKTLLLVVDEIEVLTADLLSPLQVAGDAGVRLFLTGTPEGKRRVAEIRGTLDSRLRYYENIDPFSPDDIAEYVARSLAYFRDEPYTGQAPDLFTREAIEDIHERTEGNPREVRIECRELFTRAAFVWYRTGQDIDRIQVTPELRHRRFGMGY from the coding sequence ATGGACCGACTGGAGACGCTCCGCGGCGAGGAAGACGACCGCTCGGTCTCGACGGACGAGGGCATCCTGCTCGACCAGCTAGAGGAGGTCGAGAGCCGGCTGCTGGCCTTCGGCCAGGGGCTGGGCGGGGAGCCCGACGACGTCACCGACCTCCCCTTCACCGAGGAGGCCGGGCTGGACCACATGCCGGAACCGCTCTACGTCCGCCACGACACGGAGATGCTGAACCAGGTCACCTCGTGGCTGCTACAGGACCAGCATATCGGGCTGGTCAGCCCCTACGGAACGGGGAAGTCGGCCTTCCGCGAAATCGTCCTCCGGGACCTCGCGAAACACGACGACTTCGTCGTCACGCATCTGGACAACCCCCGGGAGACGACGGCCCGGTCGCTGTACCAGACCATTCTGGAGGCGGCCTACTCGGCGGGCTACTCGGTCAACGCGGGCCATTACTCCCAGGTCCGCAACGGCATCCCGTGGGCGACGGCGGAGGCCAAACAGGCCGTCCACGAAGTCGTTGGTCGCGTGCGGGAAGACGGGAAGACGCTCCTCCTGGTCGTCGACGAGATAGAGGTCCTCACCGCCGACCTGCTGTCGCCGCTGCAGGTGGCCGGCGACGCCGGCGTCCGGCTGTTCCTGACCGGGACCCCGGAGGGCAAGCGCCGCGTCGCCGAGATCCGCGGGACGCTGGACTCGCGGCTGCGTTACTACGAGAACATCGACCCCTTCTCGCCCGACGACATCGCCGAGTACGTCGCCCGCTCGCTGGCCTACTTCCGGGACGAGCCCTACACCGGGCAGGCGCCGGACCTCTTCACCCGCGAGGCCATCGAGGACATCCACGAACGGACCGAGGGCAACCCCCGCGAGGTCCGCATCGAGTGTCGCGAACTCTTCACCCGCGCCGCCTTCGTCTGGTACCGGACCGGCCAGGACATCGACCGGATTCAGGTGACGCCCGAACTCCGCCACCGCCGCTTCGGGATGGGATACTGA
- a CDS encoding MATE family efflux transporter, with amino-acid sequence MDSRSLGSLLARLVRAVPALLSRAGLVDRRKATEATDLAAPVMVTGGLRILLRLADFLMVGIALGDAAIAGLELGFQYYFVGFGLSLAVSSGTISVVSRLQGSDRPGRANLAVKQSLWLALLISVPLTLVSWLYPEALVGVLSGDRTTVDYGATYLSIVMLSMAPRFWSMVASRALAGSADTRTPMYVRLLTLPTNIALNGLLIFGPGPFPELGIAGAAWGTAIANTLAAAIFMGLLLSGRYAVQLPLSGPQVDLSLLREIVRVALPLSGMRLLQTFARFPFLFILGVLGTPTLAAYAIGRRVMLLALMPAWGYATAASTLVGQHLGSGDAESATEYGWQTLRVALAVQLAVAVVLVVFARPIVSLFGTEYPALAAQFVRVFGLLVAGFSVSRTMRGSLRGAGDTRWPLYGTILGGYCFRLPVAMLALPAGFAVTVPLVGLSVSPGLGLGLPAIFVALVGDFYLKAAVNTGRFWTGKWRDVARQSAVGAGDD; translated from the coding sequence ATGGACAGCCGTTCGCTCGGCTCGCTGCTTGCCCGACTCGTTCGCGCCGTCCCGGCGCTGCTTTCCCGCGCCGGCCTCGTCGACCGCCGGAAGGCCACGGAGGCGACGGACCTCGCCGCGCCGGTGATGGTCACCGGCGGGTTACGCATCCTCCTTCGGCTCGCGGACTTCCTGATGGTCGGCATCGCGCTGGGTGACGCGGCCATCGCCGGCCTGGAACTGGGCTTTCAGTACTACTTCGTCGGCTTCGGGCTCTCGCTCGCGGTCTCCTCGGGGACGATTAGCGTCGTCTCGCGGCTCCAGGGGAGCGACCGGCCGGGGCGTGCGAACCTGGCGGTCAAGCAGTCGCTGTGGCTGGCGCTCCTGATTTCGGTGCCGCTGACGCTGGTCTCGTGGCTCTACCCCGAGGCGCTGGTGGGCGTCCTCTCGGGGGACCGGACGACGGTCGACTACGGCGCGACCTACCTCTCCATCGTGATGCTGTCGATGGCGCCGCGGTTCTGGAGCATGGTCGCCTCGCGGGCGCTGGCCGGCAGCGCCGACACCCGCACGCCCATGTACGTCCGCCTGTTGACGCTGCCGACGAACATCGCCCTCAACGGCCTGCTCATCTTCGGTCCGGGCCCGTTCCCCGAACTCGGCATCGCCGGGGCCGCCTGGGGCACGGCCATCGCCAACACGCTCGCGGCGGCCATCTTCATGGGGCTCCTGCTGTCGGGCCGCTACGCGGTCCAGCTACCACTGAGCGGCCCGCAGGTCGACCTCTCCTTGCTCCGGGAGATAGTTCGGGTGGCCCTGCCGCTGTCGGGGATGCGGCTGCTCCAGACGTTCGCGCGCTTCCCGTTCCTCTTCATCCTCGGCGTGCTCGGGACGCCGACGCTGGCGGCCTACGCCATCGGCCGGCGCGTGATGCTGCTCGCGCTCATGCCCGCGTGGGGGTACGCGACGGCCGCCTCGACGCTGGTCGGCCAGCACCTCGGCTCCGGTGACGCCGAGTCCGCCACGGAATACGGCTGGCAGACGCTCAGAGTGGCGCTGGCGGTCCAGCTCGCCGTCGCCGTCGTCCTCGTGGTCTTCGCCCGCCCCATCGTCTCGCTCTTCGGGACGGAGTACCCCGCGCTGGCCGCCCAGTTCGTCCGCGTGTTCGGCCTGCTCGTCGCCGGCTTCTCGGTCTCCCGGACGATGCGCGGGAGCCTCCGGGGCGCCGGCGACACCCGCTGGCCGCTCTACGGCACGATTCTGGGTGGCTACTGCTTCCGGCTCCCCGTCGCGATGCTCGCTCTGCCCGCCGGCTTCGCCGTGACCGTGCCGCTCGTCGGCCTCTCGGTCTCGCCGGGGCTGGGACTCGGGCTTCCGGCCATCTTCGTCGCGCTCGTGGGCGACTTCTACCTCAAAGCCGCGGTGAACACGGGCCGGTTCTGGACCGGCAAGTGGCGCGACGTGGCCCGGCAATCCGCTGTGGGTGCCGGTGACGATTAG
- the phaC gene encoding class III poly(R)-hydroxyalkanoic acid synthase subunit PhaC: protein MSSNYNPFTAALDWQRKSLEAMTDTVEKSSIADERLELMESVEVGQTPSEVVYEENKLELLHYDAEAAGIEVDEDEKESVPILIVYALINRPYILDLQEERSVVRRLLEGGHDVYLIDWNEPSRLDKHLTLDDYVNRYIDNCVDVVRERSGQDAINLLGYCMGGTMSVMYSALHGEKVNTLGLMAAGLCFDQTGGVLEEWGAGEYYEPSDVTDTFGNVPAEMLDIGFALMDPVENYVSKYVRFAENMENEDFVENFGRMEKWLGDGIDVAGETYVQFLEDIYQDNKLYRNELELDGKHVDIQNIDMPVLQLMGEYDHLVPADASKPFNDVIPSDDTTIMEFSTGHIGLSVSSSTHAELWPDVAEWYSERNSEEVDIEVESPEDEAQSAVEEVADAASEAAQAADDAVEVEVDDDADTEAEEADSEDAVDQAAAAESGELSDGVDTVSGIGPTYADRLRDAGIETVEDLSEYDPAELAEITNASPSQAQDWLDQL, encoded by the coding sequence ATGTCCAGCAACTACAACCCGTTTACGGCCGCGCTCGACTGGCAGCGCAAGTCCCTCGAAGCGATGACCGACACCGTCGAGAAGTCGTCTATCGCCGACGAGCGGCTCGAACTGATGGAGTCCGTCGAGGTCGGTCAGACGCCCAGCGAGGTCGTCTACGAGGAGAACAAGCTCGAACTCCTCCACTACGACGCCGAGGCCGCCGGCATCGAGGTCGACGAGGACGAGAAGGAGTCGGTCCCCATCCTCATCGTCTACGCGCTCATCAACCGCCCGTACATCCTGGACCTCCAGGAGGAGCGGTCGGTAGTGCGGCGTCTGCTGGAGGGCGGTCACGACGTCTACCTCATCGACTGGAACGAGCCCTCGCGGCTCGATAAGCACCTCACGCTCGACGACTACGTCAACCGCTACATCGACAACTGCGTCGACGTGGTGCGGGAGCGCTCGGGCCAGGACGCCATCAACCTGCTCGGCTACTGCATGGGCGGAACGATGTCGGTGATGTACAGCGCCCTCCACGGGGAGAAGGTCAACACCCTCGGGCTGATGGCCGCCGGCCTCTGTTTCGACCAGACCGGCGGCGTCCTCGAAGAGTGGGGCGCGGGCGAGTACTACGAGCCCTCGGACGTGACCGACACCTTCGGCAACGTCCCCGCGGAGATGCTCGACATCGGCTTCGCGCTGATGGACCCCGTCGAGAACTACGTCTCGAAGTACGTCCGCTTCGCCGAGAACATGGAGAACGAGGACTTCGTGGAGAACTTCGGCCGGATGGAGAAGTGGCTCGGCGACGGCATCGACGTCGCCGGCGAGACCTACGTCCAGTTCCTCGAAGACATCTACCAGGACAACAAGCTCTACAGGAACGAGCTGGAGCTCGACGGCAAGCACGTCGACATTCAGAACATCGACATGCCAGTCCTCCAGCTGATGGGCGAGTACGACCACCTCGTCCCGGCGGACGCCTCGAAGCCGTTCAACGACGTCATCCCCAGCGACGACACGACCATCATGGAGTTCTCGACGGGCCACATCGGCCTCTCGGTCTCCTCCTCGACCCACGCCGAACTGTGGCCCGACGTGGCCGAGTGGTACAGCGAGCGCAACAGCGAGGAGGTCGACATCGAGGTCGAGTCCCCCGAGGACGAGGCCCAGTCCGCCGTCGAGGAGGTCGCCGACGCCGCCAGCGAGGCGGCCCAAGCGGCCGACGACGCCGTCGAGGTCGAAGTGGACGACGACGCGGACACCGAAGCCGAGGAAGCGGACTCCGAGGACGCGGTCGACCAGGCCGCGGCCGCCGAGAGCGGGGAGCTCTCCGACGGCGTCGACACCGTCTCCGGCATCGGGCCGACCTACGCCGACCGGCTCCGCGACGCCGGCATCGAGACGGTCGAGGACCTGTCGGAGTACGACCCGGCCGAACTGGCCGAAATCACCAACGCCTCACCGTCCCAGGCCCAGGACTGGCTCGACCAACTGTAG
- a CDS encoding AbrB/MazE/SpoVT family DNA-binding domain-containing protein translates to MAEEDDGLMWPPMFKGMQQASENAMEQQQQMMKQLFANGGMPTFDMNQLGAMSQMATFKTRVQSGGRISIPDAEREALGIEEGDIVQTVVLPVSNNTE, encoded by the coding sequence ATGGCCGAAGAGGACGATGGTCTGATGTGGCCCCCGATGTTCAAGGGGATGCAGCAGGCGAGCGAGAACGCGATGGAACAGCAGCAACAGATGATGAAGCAGTTGTTCGCCAACGGCGGCATGCCGACGTTCGATATGAATCAGTTGGGCGCGATGAGCCAGATGGCGACGTTCAAAACCCGCGTCCAGAGCGGCGGCCGAATCAGCATCCCCGACGCGGAGCGCGAGGCGCTCGGCATCGAGGAAGGCGATATCGTCCAGACCGTCGTCCTCCCGGTCAGCAACAACACGGAGTAA
- a CDS encoding alpha/beta fold hydrolase: MSSQIASERVELSVDGDDVDIHYRTGGSGPPLVFLHGIGLDAASVSWRHALPALAGDRTVYAPDLPGHGESDKPDRAYTTPYYLAAVKAFLDAIDVDEPAIAGLSMGGALALGHALDGGSVERLVLVNSYGLGGDAYWRTAASGLFQTPLLGNMVWQGVSTSKPAIRTGLRSMGATEPPGELVDDVDSVVDRRTVRAMRRWQRSEFLTSGFRTNYADRLGELTAPTLLIHGDEDPLFPPSWSRRAASKLPNSRLELVENCGHCPPRERPEWFNETVRSFCAGT; encoded by the coding sequence ATGAGTTCCCAGATCGCATCGGAGCGCGTCGAGCTGTCCGTCGATGGCGACGACGTGGATATACACTACAGGACCGGCGGGAGCGGGCCGCCGCTGGTCTTTCTGCACGGAATCGGGCTGGACGCCGCGTCGGTCTCCTGGCGCCACGCACTGCCCGCGCTGGCCGGCGACCGGACCGTCTACGCGCCGGACCTGCCGGGGCACGGCGAGAGCGACAAGCCGGACCGCGCCTACACGACGCCGTACTACCTGGCGGCCGTGAAGGCGTTTCTGGACGCCATAGACGTGGACGAGCCCGCGATAGCGGGGCTGTCGATGGGCGGGGCGCTGGCGCTGGGCCACGCGCTGGACGGCGGGAGCGTCGAGCGGCTCGTGCTGGTCAACAGCTACGGGCTGGGCGGGGACGCCTACTGGCGGACGGCGGCGAGCGGGCTGTTTCAGACGCCGCTGCTGGGGAACATGGTCTGGCAGGGCGTGAGCACGTCGAAGCCGGCGATTCGGACAGGCCTCCGGAGCATGGGTGCGACCGAGCCGCCCGGGGAACTGGTCGACGACGTGGACAGCGTCGTCGACCGCCGGACCGTGCGCGCGATGCGGCGCTGGCAGCGCAGCGAGTTCCTGACGAGCGGCTTCCGGACGAACTACGCGGACCGGCTGGGGGAGCTGACGGCGCCGACGCTGCTGATTCACGGCGACGAGGACCCGCTGTTTCCGCCGTCGTGGTCCCGGCGGGCGGCGTCGAAACTACCGAACAGCAGGCTCGAACTGGTAGAAAACTGCGGCCACTGCCCGCCCCGGGAGCGCCCGGAGTGGTTCAACGAGACGGTGCGGTCGTTCTGTGCGGGAACGTGA
- a CDS encoding ferredoxin, whose protein sequence is MRIEYDRDTCIGMFQCVAEWDAFERDEDAGKAVLAGGEETDEGLVVRDVPEDAEFDAKFAARACPVEAIAVYDDDGEQLIP, encoded by the coding sequence ATGCGAATCGAGTACGACCGGGACACCTGCATCGGGATGTTCCAGTGTGTCGCGGAGTGGGACGCGTTCGAACGCGACGAGGACGCCGGCAAGGCTGTCCTGGCCGGCGGCGAGGAGACCGACGAGGGCCTCGTGGTCCGCGACGTGCCCGAGGACGCCGAGTTCGACGCGAAGTTCGCCGCGCGGGCCTGTCCGGTCGAAGCCATCGCGGTCTACGACGACGACGGCGAGCAGCTGATTCCCTGA
- a CDS encoding MaoC family dehydratase: MFNSVVAANRAAFAAFGVNPDEDLPSPAERIEPDEDLPEWHVAISEDHPDRLGVGDTVEFTKTISDNDVKQFAAASGDTNPLHLDDEFAEGTRFRGRIAHGTLVGSLISAALARLPGLTIYLSQDLEFHNPVRIGDRLTAECEIVEDLGDEQYRLTTRVKEDDTVVIDGEAVVLIDELPDDS, from the coding sequence ATGTTCAACAGCGTCGTCGCGGCCAACCGAGCGGCGTTTGCGGCGTTCGGCGTCAACCCCGACGAGGACCTCCCGTCGCCCGCCGAGCGCATCGAACCCGACGAGGACCTCCCGGAGTGGCACGTCGCCATCTCGGAGGACCACCCCGACCGGCTCGGCGTCGGCGACACCGTCGAGTTCACGAAGACCATCTCGGACAACGACGTCAAGCAGTTCGCCGCCGCCAGCGGCGACACGAACCCGCTCCATCTGGACGACGAGTTCGCCGAGGGGACCCGCTTCCGTGGCCGCATCGCCCACGGCACGCTCGTCGGGAGCCTCATCAGCGCCGCGCTCGCGCGCCTGCCCGGCCTGACCATCTACCTCTCCCAGGACCTGGAGTTCCACAACCCCGTCCGCATCGGCGACCGCCTCACCGCCGAGTGCGAGATTGTCGAGGACCTGGGCGACGAGCAGTACCGCCTCACCACGCGCGTCAAAGAGGACGACACGGTCGTCATCGACGGCGAGGCCGTCGTGCTCATCGACGAACTCCCGGACGACAGCTAA
- a CDS encoding poly(R)-hydroxyalkanoic acid synthase subunit PhaE, translating to MSDTNQMQEEWAEMVEEMNTAVADSMEQNMEAQAAFVESWADAVEDSIPKEEEMSEGLQGYNRAYEEWVDAAEQMVERSTAAAQGEDVDPAEFRDIWLKSANEAFKQVMGTSAFAAANGQLVESMMEMQQEAEELSQDAIAQMGFPTQENMDEVAERLVELERRQHAVEEKLDRIIEQLE from the coding sequence ATGAGCGATACAAACCAGATGCAAGAGGAGTGGGCGGAGATGGTCGAGGAGATGAACACGGCGGTCGCCGACTCCATGGAGCAGAACATGGAGGCACAGGCCGCCTTCGTCGAGTCGTGGGCCGACGCCGTCGAGGACTCGATCCCGAAGGAAGAGGAGATGTCCGAGGGGCTGCAGGGGTACAACCGGGCCTACGAGGAGTGGGTCGACGCCGCCGAACAGATGGTCGAGCGGTCGACGGCCGCCGCGCAGGGCGAGGACGTCGACCCGGCCGAGTTCCGCGACATCTGGCTCAAGTCCGCCAACGAGGCGTTCAAGCAGGTGATGGGCACGTCGGCCTTCGCCGCGGCCAACGGCCAGCTCGTCGAGTCGATGATGGAGATGCAACAGGAGGCCGAGGAGCTCTCCCAGGACGCCATCGCTCAGATGGGCTTTCCCACACAGGAGAACATGGACGAGGTAGCCGAGCGCCTGGTCGAACTCGAACGCCGACAGCACGCGGTCGAGGAGAAGCTCGACCGCATCATCGAGCAACTGGAGTAA
- a CDS encoding TIGR00725 family protein: MRVSVIGGSTVTDEEYEQAREVGRLLGERGHEVVCGGFGGVMEAVCAGAREADGHTIGILPNEDRTTANDHVETAIATGMGNARNVLVVLNGDAVIAVDGSTGTLSELGHALDMDRPVAGIGTHSLEGIEHVETADEAVDYVESALQ, translated from the coding sequence ATGCGCGTCTCCGTCATCGGCGGCTCGACAGTTACCGACGAGGAGTACGAACAGGCTCGCGAGGTGGGTCGGTTGCTCGGCGAGCGGGGGCACGAGGTCGTCTGTGGCGGCTTCGGCGGCGTGATGGAAGCGGTCTGTGCGGGCGCCCGCGAGGCGGACGGACACACCATCGGCATCCTCCCGAACGAAGACCGGACAACCGCCAACGACCACGTCGAGACAGCCATCGCGACGGGGATGGGCAACGCCCGGAACGTGCTGGTCGTGCTGAACGGCGACGCCGTTATTGCCGTCGACGGCAGCACCGGGACGCTCTCGGAGCTGGGCCACGCCCTGGATATGGACCGGCCCGTGGCCGGCATCGGTACTCATTCCCTCGAAGGTATCGAACACGTCGAGACCGCCGATGAGGCCGTCGACTACGTCGAATCAGCGCTCCAGTAG
- a CDS encoding KH domain-containing protein → MKHVKIPQDRIGVLIGEGGATMREIEERAEVRLDIDSEDGTVKVDTVGDPVTALKGPDIVKAIGRGFKPEDALALLDDDMMMFELIDIEAAARNQNDLRRQKGRLIGEGGRTRELMQELTGAAVVIYGSTLGIIGGPEQVDAVREAVEMLLDGAPHGSVYSFLERKHNEMKRNEIEYHQFTG, encoded by the coding sequence ATGAAACACGTGAAGATTCCGCAGGACCGTATCGGTGTGCTGATCGGCGAGGGCGGTGCGACGATGCGGGAGATAGAGGAGCGCGCGGAGGTGCGTCTGGACATCGACTCCGAGGACGGCACCGTCAAGGTCGACACCGTCGGCGACCCCGTGACGGCGCTGAAGGGGCCGGACATCGTCAAGGCCATCGGCCGCGGGTTCAAGCCCGAGGACGCGCTGGCGCTGCTGGACGACGACATGATGATGTTCGAGCTGATAGACATCGAGGCCGCGGCCAGGAACCAGAACGACCTCCGGCGCCAGAAGGGGCGGCTCATCGGCGAGGGCGGGCGGACGCGCGAGCTGATGCAGGAGCTGACCGGCGCCGCGGTCGTCATCTACGGCTCGACGCTGGGTATCATCGGCGGCCCGGAGCAGGTCGACGCGGTGCGGGAGGCCGTCGAGATGCTCCTTGACGGAGCCCCCCACGGCTCGGTGTACTCGTTCCTCGAACGCAAGCACAACGAGATGAAGCGCAACGAGATCGAGTACCACCAGTTCACCGGGTGA